Proteins from a single region of Gossypium arboreum isolate Shixiya-1 chromosome 1, ASM2569848v2, whole genome shotgun sequence:
- the LOC128279704 gene encoding uncharacterized protein LOC128279704: MLRILERVAGPNLGFGGRGSVTERLRSIWAELFRGVVRVAPNVAEYWMEATERIMDDLDFTVEQKFKGAVSQLRDEAYQWWLTGKYARASYIDAMRCKFLNLTQGDRSVAEYEVEFLRLIRYARGMVVTKYMHCVQFEDGLRDSLQVLLTPQRERDFSVLVEKVTITEEVKRIERQNREKGKNKRELEPSSSAIRLKKRPDLMGQSELGPLLYLLG; the protein is encoded by the exons ATGCTAcgaattttggagagggtcgctgggcccaatctAGGATTTGGGGGTCGTGGGTCAGTTACGGAACGACTCCGGTCCATTTGGGCTGAGTTATTCAGGGGTGTCGTGAGAGTAGCCCCTAAcgtggctgagtactggatggaggccacAGAGAGAATTATGGATGACCTGGATTTTACTGTTGAACAAAAGTTTAAAGGGGCTGTCTCTCAGTTACGTGAtgaggcataccagtggtggctcacg GGTAAATATGCGAGGGCTAGCTACATTGATGCCATGAGGTGTAAGTTCCTTAATCTCACCCAAGGTGACCgttcagtggccgagtatgaggtcgAGTTTCTGAGGTTGATCCGTTATGCACGAGGCATGGTGGTGACTAAGTATATGCATTGTGTCcagtttgaggatggtctcagggACAGTTTGCAAGTTCTGTTaactccgcagagggagcgtgatttctCTGTTCTAGTTGAGAAGGTGACGATCACCGAGGAGGTTAAGCGCATTGAGCGCCAAAACCGAGAGAAAGGAAAGAATAAGAGGGAATTAGAGCCCTCGAGTTCTGCTATAAGGCTAAAAAAAAGGCCAGACCTGATGGGCCAGTCAGAGTTGGGGCCCCTGTTGTACCTGTTGGGGTAG